A single region of the Neodiprion pinetum isolate iyNeoPine1 chromosome 5, iyNeoPine1.2, whole genome shotgun sequence genome encodes:
- the LOC124218571 gene encoding uncharacterized protein isoform X1 yields MYAVIEFLVGEDRECALVPVLWLVENNTQCYWPRTKTEDHFTKLVKSKAAYEKTWPKFAIHKVLHTGDDYHDTEATMARLLELGTSDESGIIRNIAKKSTVIPQQDITNDVDENEATNSDDVEPEPQKKKRKHKTDKKKAKNRHVSNKKKKTKRSRESSSSLGYTSSADENLPPSEVDESTSNRNKNTRYINSAKGSTKNQTPKKNLAHKIVQHQYNDNSHESPNQLSGYETSNRNISSRIIRSTTQYDLSRSFSQLEPSTPTTSREQNTFEEKTLQYLEHIKSYTEQNHLLLRKIFSKQKEVSIDVTKKPAEFPKLPLNSMEDFSNLENILKSEEHRTYLTGKLASVGGTSGRQCVLAIMRSLLTNELAMQFNWAGRDKVPFQKTLTMETVYEAVKQTFLGKKEIGDATETSVSCAVKDWLKLARSRHTYVRKKG; encoded by the exons ATGTATGCGGTGATTGAATTCTTGGTTGGCGAAGATAGAGAATGCGCATTGGTACCAGTTCTTTGGCTGGTCGAAAACAACACCCAATGTTACTGGCCACGGACAAAAACTGAAGATCATTTTACAAAACTTGTAAAATCAAAGGCTGCCTATGAAAAAACATGGCCAAAGTTTGCCATTCACAAAGTACTGCATACCGGAG ATGACTACCACGACACCGAAGCAACGATGGCGCGCCTACTGGAGCTGGGCACGTCCGATGAATCCGGAATAATTCGCAACATCGCTAAAAAATCCACTGTAATACCTCAGCAAGATATTACCAATGACGTGGACGAGAATGAAGCTACGAACAGTGATGATGTCGAACCTGAGccgcaaaagaaaaaacgtaaacacAAAACCGACAAGAAGAAGGCTAAAAATCGACACgttagtaacaaaaaaaaaaaaacgaagcgtTCTCGTGAAAGTTCAAGTAGTTTAGGTTACACCTCTTCAGCTGACGAGAATTTGCCACCGTCCGAAGTCGATGAATCGACTTCTAACCGTAATAAGAATACTCGCTACATTAACTCAGCCAAAGGATCTACCAAAAATCAGACACCAAAGAAAAACTTGGCCCACAAGATCGTACAGCACCAGTATAATGATAATTCCCATGAGTCACCGAATCAGTTGTCTGGATATGAAACATCAAATAGAAACATTTCTAGTAGGATCATCAGGTCTACCACGCAATATGACTTATCAAGATCCTTTTCACAACTTGAACCTTCAACCCCGACCACATCACGCGAACAGAATacctttgaagaaaaaactctgCAGTATTTAGAACACATTAAATCCTACACTGAACAAAACCATCTGCTACTACGTAAAATCTTCTCAAAACAGAAGGAAGTCAGCATCGACGTAACAAAGAAACCAGCCGAATTCCCAAAACTTCCTCTTAACTCCATGGAAGACTTCTCCAACCTCGAAAATATCCTGAAATCCGAAGAGCATCGAACTTATTTA ACCGGGAAACTGGCTTCTGTTGGAGGGACAAGCGGTCGCCAATGTGTGTTGGCTATAATGAGGTCACTACTCACAAACGAATTAGCGATGCAATTCAATTGGGCAGGGAGGGACAAAGTCCCATTTCAAAAGACATTGACAATGGAAACTGTTTACg agGCTGTGAAACAAACCTTTCTTGGCAAGAAGGAAATTGGTGATGCAACCGAAACCAGTGTTTCGTGTGCCGTGAAAGACTGGTTAAAACTAGCTCGATCACGGCATACCTATGTACGAAAGAAGGGCTAA
- the LOC124218571 gene encoding anaphase-promoting complex subunit 6-like isoform X2: MYAVIEFLVGEDRECALVPVLWLVENNTQCYWPRTKTEDHFTKLVKSKAAYEKTWPKFAIHKVLHTGDDYHDTEATMARLLELGTSDESGIIRNIAKKSTVIPQQDITNDVDENEATNSDDVEPEPQKKKRKHKTDKKKAKNRHVSNKKKKTKRSRESSSSLGYTSSADENLPPSEVDESTSNRNKNTRYINSAKGSTKNQTPKKNLAHKIVQHQYNDNSHESPNQLSGYETSNRNISSRIIRSTTQYDLSRSFSQLEPSTPTTSREQNTFEEKTLQYLEHIKSYTEQNHLLLRKIFSKQKEVSIDVTKKPAEFPKLPLNSMEDFSNLENILKSEEHRTYLYFVADRETGFCWRDKRSPMCVGYNEVTTHKRISDAIQLGREGQSPISKDIDNGNCLRGCETNLSWQEGNW; the protein is encoded by the exons ATGTATGCGGTGATTGAATTCTTGGTTGGCGAAGATAGAGAATGCGCATTGGTACCAGTTCTTTGGCTGGTCGAAAACAACACCCAATGTTACTGGCCACGGACAAAAACTGAAGATCATTTTACAAAACTTGTAAAATCAAAGGCTGCCTATGAAAAAACATGGCCAAAGTTTGCCATTCACAAAGTACTGCATACCGGAG ATGACTACCACGACACCGAAGCAACGATGGCGCGCCTACTGGAGCTGGGCACGTCCGATGAATCCGGAATAATTCGCAACATCGCTAAAAAATCCACTGTAATACCTCAGCAAGATATTACCAATGACGTGGACGAGAATGAAGCTACGAACAGTGATGATGTCGAACCTGAGccgcaaaagaaaaaacgtaaacacAAAACCGACAAGAAGAAGGCTAAAAATCGACACgttagtaacaaaaaaaaaaaaacgaagcgtTCTCGTGAAAGTTCAAGTAGTTTAGGTTACACCTCTTCAGCTGACGAGAATTTGCCACCGTCCGAAGTCGATGAATCGACTTCTAACCGTAATAAGAATACTCGCTACATTAACTCAGCCAAAGGATCTACCAAAAATCAGACACCAAAGAAAAACTTGGCCCACAAGATCGTACAGCACCAGTATAATGATAATTCCCATGAGTCACCGAATCAGTTGTCTGGATATGAAACATCAAATAGAAACATTTCTAGTAGGATCATCAGGTCTACCACGCAATATGACTTATCAAGATCCTTTTCACAACTTGAACCTTCAACCCCGACCACATCACGCGAACAGAATacctttgaagaaaaaactctgCAGTATTTAGAACACATTAAATCCTACACTGAACAAAACCATCTGCTACTACGTAAAATCTTCTCAAAACAGAAGGAAGTCAGCATCGACGTAACAAAGAAACCAGCCGAATTCCCAAAACTTCCTCTTAACTCCATGGAAGACTTCTCCAACCTCGAAAATATCCTGAAATCCGAAGAGCATCGAACTTATTTA tATTTTGTTGCAGACCGGGAAACTGGCTTCTGTTGGAGGGACAAGCGGTCGCCAATGTGTGTTGGCTATAATGAGGTCACTACTCACAAACGAATTAGCGATGCAATTCAATTGGGCAGGGAGGGACAAAGTCCCATTTCAAAAGACATTGACAATGGAAACTGTTTACg agGCTGTGAAACAAACCTTTCTTGGCAAGAAGGAAATTGGTGA
- the LOC124218571 gene encoding uncharacterized protein isoform X3: protein MARLLELGTSDESGIIRNIAKKSTVIPQQDITNDVDENEATNSDDVEPEPQKKKRKHKTDKKKAKNRHVSNKKKKTKRSRESSSSLGYTSSADENLPPSEVDESTSNRNKNTRYINSAKGSTKNQTPKKNLAHKIVQHQYNDNSHESPNQLSGYETSNRNISSRIIRSTTQYDLSRSFSQLEPSTPTTSREQNTFEEKTLQYLEHIKSYTEQNHLLLRKIFSKQKEVSIDVTKKPAEFPKLPLNSMEDFSNLENILKSEEHRTYLTGKLASVGGTSGRQCVLAIMRSLLTNELAMQFNWAGRDKVPFQKTLTMETVYEAVKQTFLGKKEIGDATETSVSCAVKDWLKLARSRHTYVRKKG, encoded by the exons ATGGCGCGCCTACTGGAGCTGGGCACGTCCGATGAATCCGGAATAATTCGCAACATCGCTAAAAAATCCACTGTAATACCTCAGCAAGATATTACCAATGACGTGGACGAGAATGAAGCTACGAACAGTGATGATGTCGAACCTGAGccgcaaaagaaaaaacgtaaacacAAAACCGACAAGAAGAAGGCTAAAAATCGACACgttagtaacaaaaaaaaaaaaacgaagcgtTCTCGTGAAAGTTCAAGTAGTTTAGGTTACACCTCTTCAGCTGACGAGAATTTGCCACCGTCCGAAGTCGATGAATCGACTTCTAACCGTAATAAGAATACTCGCTACATTAACTCAGCCAAAGGATCTACCAAAAATCAGACACCAAAGAAAAACTTGGCCCACAAGATCGTACAGCACCAGTATAATGATAATTCCCATGAGTCACCGAATCAGTTGTCTGGATATGAAACATCAAATAGAAACATTTCTAGTAGGATCATCAGGTCTACCACGCAATATGACTTATCAAGATCCTTTTCACAACTTGAACCTTCAACCCCGACCACATCACGCGAACAGAATacctttgaagaaaaaactctgCAGTATTTAGAACACATTAAATCCTACACTGAACAAAACCATCTGCTACTACGTAAAATCTTCTCAAAACAGAAGGAAGTCAGCATCGACGTAACAAAGAAACCAGCCGAATTCCCAAAACTTCCTCTTAACTCCATGGAAGACTTCTCCAACCTCGAAAATATCCTGAAATCCGAAGAGCATCGAACTTATTTA ACCGGGAAACTGGCTTCTGTTGGAGGGACAAGCGGTCGCCAATGTGTGTTGGCTATAATGAGGTCACTACTCACAAACGAATTAGCGATGCAATTCAATTGGGCAGGGAGGGACAAAGTCCCATTTCAAAAGACATTGACAATGGAAACTGTTTACg agGCTGTGAAACAAACCTTTCTTGGCAAGAAGGAAATTGGTGATGCAACCGAAACCAGTGTTTCGTGTGCCGTGAAAGACTGGTTAAAACTAGCTCGATCACGGCATACCTATGTACGAAAGAAGGGCTAA